From the genome of Pseudomonas sp. WJP1:
GACCGACAGGCCATTGGCGTCGACGCGGCTTTGGCTGGTATCGGGCTTGCCCGATGCGGCGGTGATCGGTTGCGACGGCGGCGTGGCGGGTTTGGCCGCCAGCGCCGGGACAGGGGCTGGCGCAGGGGGCGGCGTGACCGGCTTGGCGGCAGGTGCCGGTGCTGCAGGTGCAACCGGTGCAACCGGTGCTTCCTGCTGGGCGATTTCTTCGTCGCTCGGCACAGGCTCCTGTGGCAGGGCTTGCGGCTCAGGCACCACCACCGGCTCCACCTGCACTTGCGGCATCGCCGGTGCTTGCGGCGCGGCCGGGGCCTGGACCGTCACCTGACGCTGTTCATCCTGGCGGGAAAACAGCATTGGCAGGAAAATCACCGCCAGCGCTACCAGGACCAGGGCGCCGACCATCCGCTGTTTGTAAGCCTTATCCAGCAATGCCATTTGCCGCTTCCTCCGTGGAGCGCCGGGCCAGCCACTCAAGGGCCTCGGCAACACAATAGAATGATCCGAACAACAGAATCTCGTCGTCGCTCGTCGCCTGCGCACACTGCCCTTCCAGGGCGGCGGCCACGCTATCATAGGACGTCACCGAAGCACCGCGCTTGTCCAGCGCCTCGCGCAAGTCGACCACCGGTCGCGCCCGGGGCGAATCCAGAGGCGCGACAGCCCAGTGCTCGACACTAGCACTCAATTCGCCAATGACACCATCCAGATCCTTGTCTGCCAACAATCCGAATACCGCCAGACGCTTGCCGACCGGTGGACGGCTGGCCAGGCGGCGGGCCAGATACTCGGCGGCGTGGGGGTTGTGCCCCACATCCAGCAACAGATTGAGGCGCTTGCCCTGCCAGTCGACCTGCCGGCGATCGAGTCGACCGACGATCCGCGTCGCTTGCAGCGCCTGGACAATCTGCGCACTCACCCAAGGCAAACCGAGCAACAGATAGGCCTGCAGTGCCAAGGCGGCGTTTTCCATCGGCAGGTCGAGCGGCGGCAAATCGTGCAATTCGACCACTTGCCCCTTGGCATCGACCCCGCG
Proteins encoded in this window:
- a CDS encoding SPOR domain-containing protein, which encodes MALLDKAYKQRMVGALVLVALAVIFLPMLFSRQDEQRQVTVQAPAAPQAPAMPQVQVEPVVVPEPQALPQEPVPSDEEIAQQEAPVAPVAPAAPAPAAKPVTPPPAPAPVPALAAKPATPPSQPITAASGKPDTSQSRVDANGLSVSWSVQLASLANRESAEKLQKTLRSQGYNAYIRTADGKNRVFVGPLIERAEADRLRDLLNRQQNLKGFVVRFQPERG